The following proteins come from a genomic window of Lolium rigidum isolate FL_2022 chromosome 5, APGP_CSIRO_Lrig_0.1, whole genome shotgun sequence:
- the LOC124656913 gene encoding phospholipase D alpha 1-like, whose amino-acid sequence MEASPEMGCSKDGHSAAATDADVVYLHGVLEATVFEADHLHSAIHGRIIKVNDRHTYARALHCVEHGSLYVDIDVGAARVARTCEVEFHPTSPTWNQSFRLHCAYPAATITFTVKNQHLIGASVLGRASVPTASVAAGHPLELWLNLRGGEHLHETHTPRLRVRLRFMDVERDPCWDAGIRLPGFAGIKPAFFPERTNCSVTLYQNSHLSDAFDPSVRLTGGQPYRPARLWEDLYVAIRDARHFVYVAGWSVNTAITLVRDASRMVPGAEGVTLGELLKRKADEGVVVLVMPWQDKTSVEFLGNSGVMKTHDEETRAFFHGTKVRCFLCPRDADAALTLVQSIEISTEFTHHQKTVTLDVATPGTADGRHVVSFIGGVDLCDGRYDDERHTLFQELDTTYSHDFMQNNFKHASLRHGGPREPWHDVHCRIEGPAAWDVLANFEHRWKKQTPSSRLRGYLLDLSPATFPDPCSFNDGDSWNVQVFRSIDDASVVRFPTDPAAAATMGLTSGKDLTIDMSIQVGYVEAIRRARRFIYIENQYFLGGCASWAEDRDAGCSNLVPVEIALKVAAKIRRGERFAVYVVTPMWPEGEPASESVQAIVRWNRLTVEMMYGIVMEAIDDAGLRGQAHPCDYLNFFCLGNRETPRPGEYVPPVKPEEGTDYWRAQTSRRGPIYVHAKLMIVDDEYVIVGSANLNERSLAGNRDSEIAQGSYQPAHLNGSDGGRALGVVHAFRTSLWHEHLMNDVGAGAGAAVSAEPESVECVHAVRRTAEELWDAYTQDRVEDLRGHLLPFPISVSEFGEVTDLPADGCFPDTKAPVKGRKSATLPAILTT is encoded by the exons ATGGAGGCCTCGCCGGAGATGGGTTGTAGCAAGGACGgacactccgccgccgccaccgacgccgacGTCGTGTACCTCCACGGCGTCCTCGAGGCGACGGTGTTCGAGGCCGACCACCTCCACAGCGCCATCCATGGCCGCATCATCAAGGTAAATGACCGTCACACGTACGCGCGCGC TCTGCACTGTG TGGAGCACGGCAGTCTGTACGTGGACATCGACGTCGGCGCGGCGCGGGTGGCGCGCACCTGCGAGGTGGAGTTCCACCCCACCAGCCCGACCTGGAACCAGTCCTTCCGCCTGCACTGCGCCTACCCCGCCGCCACGATCACCTTCACCGTCAAGAACCAGCACCTCATCGGCGCCAGCGTCCTGGGCCGCGCGTCCGTGCCCACGGCCAGCGTCGCGGCGGGGCATCCGCTGGAGCTCTGGCTCAACCTCCGCGGCGGCGAGCACCTCCACGAGACGCACACCCCGAGGCTCCGCGTCCGGCTCCGGTTCATGGACGTCGAGCGCGACCCGTGCTGGGACGCCGGCATACGGCTGCCCGGCTTCGCGGGCATCAAGCCGGCCTTCTTCCCGGAGCGCACCAACTGCAGCGTCACGCTGTACCAGAACTCGCACCTGTCCGACGCGTTCGACCCGTCGGTCCGCCTCACCGGCGGGCAGCCGTACCGGCCTGCGCGACTGTGGGAGGACCTTTACGTGGCCATCCGCGACGCGCGGCACTTCGTGTACGTCGCCGGTTGGTCGGTGAACACGGCGATCACGCTGGTGCGCGACGCGAGCCGGATGGTCCCCGGCGCGGAGGGCGTCACGCTGGGCGAGCTCCTGAAGCGCAAGGCCGACGAAGGGGTCGTCGTGCTGGTGATGCCGTGGCAGGACAAGACGTCCGTCGAGTTCCTAGGCAACTCCGGGGTGATGAAGACGCACGACGAGGAGACCCGGGCCTTCTTCCATGGCACCAAGGTACGGTGCTTCCTCTGCCCGCGCGACGCCGACGCCGCGCTCACCCTGGTGCAGAGCATCGAGATCAGCACGGAGTTTACGCACCACCAGAAGACAGTCACCCTCGACGTTGCCACGCCGGGCACCGCCGACGGCCGCCACGTCGTCAGCTTCATCGGCGGCGTAGACCTCTGCGACGGCAG GTACGACGACGAGAGGCACACGCTGTTCCAGGAACTGGACACCACGTACTCGCACGACTTCATGCAGAACAACTTCAAGCACGCCTCGCTGCGCCACGGCGGGCCGAGGGAACCGTGGCACGACGTGCACTGCAGGATCGAGGGTCCTGCCGCGTGGGACGTGCTCGCCAACTTCGAGCACCGGTGGAAGAAGCAGACGCCGAGCAGCAGGCTGCGCGGCTACCTGCTCGACCTGAGCCCAGCAACGTTCCCGGATCCCTGCAGCTTCAACGACGGCGACTCGTGGAACGTGCAGGTGTTCCGGTCTATCGACGACGCGTCCGTAGTCAGGTTCCCCACcgacccggccgccgccgccacgatgGGGCTGACGAGCGGCAAGGACCTCACGATCGACATGAGCATACAGGTCGGCTACGTGGAGGCCATCCGCCGCGCGCGGCGGTTCATCTACATCGAGAACCAGTACTTCCTCGGCGGGTGCGCGTCGTGGGCGGAGGACCGGGATGCCGGCTGCTCGAACCTGGTGCCCGTCGAGATCGCGCTCAAGGTCGCCGCCAAGATCCGGCGCGGCGAGCGGTTCGCCGTGTATGTCGTGACGCCGATGTGGCCCGAGGGGGAGCCGGCGAGCGAATCCGTTCAGGCCATCGTGCGGTGGAACCGGCTGACCGTGGAGATGATGTACGGCATCGTCATGGAGGCGATCGACGACGCCGGGCTCCGCGGCCAGGCGCACCCCTGCGACTACCTCAACTTCTTCTGCCTCGGGAACCGGGAGACGCCGCGCCCAGGCGAGTATGTGCCGCCGGTGAAGCCGGAGGAGGGCACGGACTACTGGCGAGCGCAGACGAGCCGTCGGGGCCCAATCTACGTGCACGCCAAGCTCATGATCG TGGACGACGAATATGTCATCGTGGGCTCGGCGAACCTGAACGAGCGGTCGCTGGCCGGCAACCGGGACAGCGAGATCGCGCAGGGGAGCTACCAACCGGCGCACCTGAACGGGTCGGATGGCGGGCGCGCCCTGGGCGTCGTGCACGCGTTCCGGACATCTCTGTGGCACGAGCACCTAATGAACGACGTTGGCGCCGGTGCCGGCGCGGCCGTGTCTGCGGAGCCTGAGAGCGTGGAGTGCGTACACGCggtgcggcgcacggcggaggagCTGTGGGATGCGTACACGCAGGACAGGGTGGAGGACCTGCGGGGGCACCTTCTGCCGTTCCCGATCAGCGTGTCGGAGTTCGGGGAGGTGACAGACCTGCCGGCGGACGGCTGCTTCCCGGACACCAAAGCGCCGGTGAAGGGGAGGAAGTCGGCCACACTGCCAGCCATCCTAACAACTTGA